One window of Silurus meridionalis isolate SWU-2019-XX chromosome 9, ASM1480568v1, whole genome shotgun sequence genomic DNA carries:
- the il12rb1 gene encoding oncostatin-M-specific receptor subunit beta, producing MKTGGLLVLVFALFVDQGATCSVSSPQCYKNTTQPDDDFLCEWEDRDPSPDADYTIFMKTSSLNESSYANQFKAGKKLSVLIPVEYLITTRLLDIWVLRQVFDVTCSSSNISVLLDNSVKYSPPNVQKKTRSAEKLILRWPRVNDHKGAVHEIRWKTFNGAWQNETFETEDGKSNDDWISYTMQLQEHTRYQVQIRRRAKQSLLWSDWSHISNIPTEIQQPVVHWIEETHRGKREIRLKWNKPPTEASFGGVSYNLTLILPCKKTKRQRIRSNTYKFVATDSEARVTVVAINDVSSSPSQEIIIPPVEHLKYCHNDSYSLPKHYCWEWYQLADGENRTSHVSISRKNTLEDIKQGMQEYVRYYYFLHDRRKQQQHTIRACPVYSTEGAPSSPPKNVTVVNISYDSAVLWWSPIPVQDQHGFLMYYLLWVSKEGQTLTGHHQVPANETNFLLRNLEPASSYTLNIAGKTKIGVGPNSTRTFFTLSNSSSDIETTPGDDLLPGMRMEIMIILIVCGVVLVCSVALSFAIRRLRTKLFPIIPSPVISTAAMPQMDKQNMKIMTEEVDNVILLYRDDQVKLGCSLKQKHVTSLQEDSPDKDEENEDEEDCVDDDEDGSHLKAFISNDKPSFFPNPNYKGQLLRFPETLEITDRAQTESCEVNTPSYTNALFI from the exons ATGAAGACTGGAGGACTTTTAGTGCTTGTTTTTGCTCTGTTTGTTGACCAAG GTGCGACATGCAGTGTCTCGAGTCCACAGTGTTATAAAAACACCACTCAGCCCGATGATGATTTCTTGTGTGAATGGGAGGACCGAGATCCTTCTCCAGATGCTGATTACACCATTTTTATGaa GACTTCATCTCTGAATGAATCCTCATACGCTAACCAGTTCAAAGCTGGCAAAAAGTTGTCTGTATTAATTCCTGTAGAATATCTAATTACTACACGCCTTTTGGACATATGGGTGCTCAGGCAAGTGTTTGACGTGACGTGCAGCTCCTCAAACATCTCTGTGCTCCTGGATAATTCAG TTAAATACAGTCCACCCAATGTACAGAAAAAGACGAGGTCAGCTGAAAAGCTCATATTACGCTGGCCAAGAGTGAACGACCACAAAGGTGCCGTGCATGAGATCAGATGGAAGACGTTTAATGGTGCATGGCAAAAC gaaACCTTTGAAACTGAGGACGGCAAAAGTAATG ATGATTGGATTTCATACACAATGCAGCTGCAGGAGCACACAAGGTACCAGGTCCAAATCCGACGCAGGGCCAAGCAAAGTCTTCTCTGGAGTGACTGGAGTCACATCTCAAACATTCCCactg AAATTCAGCAGCCTGTTGTCCACTGGATAGAAGAAACACACAGAGGAAAACGGGAAATCAGACTCAAATGGAAT AAACCACCTACTGAAGCCTCTTTTGGAGGCGTCTCATACAACCTGACTCTGATACTGCCTTGCAAAAAGACGAAAAGGCAAAGAATTAGAAGCAACACTTATAAATTCGTAGCTACTGATTCTGAAGCCAGGGTGACTGTTGTGGCTATAAACGACGTCAGCAGCTCGCCGTCTCAGGAGATCATCATCCCACCTGTTGAACATCTCAAAT ACTGCCACAATGATTCCTATTCACTACCGAAACACTACTGCTGGGAGTGGTATCAGCTCGCCGACGGTGAGAACCGGACATCACATGTAAGCATCTCAAGGAAAAATACACTTGAAGACATTAAACAAG GTATGCAGGAATATGTGCGTTATTACTACTTTCTTCACGATAGACgaaaacagcagcagcacacCATCAGGGCGTGTCCTGTTTATTCAACAGAAGGTG cacCGAGTTCACCGCCGAAAAATGTGACTGTTGTGAATATCAGTTATGATTCAGCTGTGCTGTGGTGGAGTCCCATTCCAGTGCAGGACCAGCACGGGTTTCTGATGTATTACTTACTATGGGTTTCAAAAGAAGGACAAACACTTACAG GTCACCATCAGGTTCCAGCAAACGAAACCAATTTCCTCCTAAGGAACCTTGAACCAGCTTCCTCTTATACACTCAATATTGCTGGGAAAACTAAAATCGGAGTAGGTCCCAATTCCACCAGGACTTTCTTCACGCTCAGCAACTCTTCATCTGACATCG AAACTACACCTGGGGATGATTTGCTCCCGGGGATGAGGATGGAGATAATGATCATCTTAATTGTGTGTGGAGTCGTGCTGGTGTGTTCAGTCGCATTGTCGTTTGCTATCAGAAG GCTGAGGACCAAGCTGTTCCCAATAATCCCGAGTCCCGTGATCTCGACAGCAGCTATGCCTCAGATGGACAAACAG AACATGAAAATCATGACAGAGGAGGTGGACAACGTCATTCTCTTGTACCGTGATGATCAGGTTAAACTCGGCTGCtctctgaaacagaaacacgTCACTTCACTACAAGAGGACAGTCCTGATAAAGACGAGGAGAATGAAGACGAAGAGGattgtgttgatgatgatgaagatggaaGCCATTTAAAAGCCTTTATCTCTAATGACAAACCAAGTTTCTTTCCGAATCCTAATTATAAAGGGCAATTACTTCGCTTTCCCGAGACTCTGGAAATCACAGACAGAGCGCAGACAGAAAGCTGCGAGGTCAACACACCTTCGTATACAAACGCCCTGTTTATCTGA